A stretch of Metabacillus sp. FJAT-52054 DNA encodes these proteins:
- the hrcA gene encoding heat-inducible transcriptional repressor HrcA, protein MLTNRQLLILQVIVDDFIQSAQPVGSRTLSKKEEISFSSATIRNEMADLEELGFIEKPHTSSGRIPSEKGYRYYVDHLLSPKRLASNEVRMIKSLFEEKIFELEKMVQKSAQILSDMTSYTTIVLGPKVNENQLKHLQIIPISENAAVAIMVTNTGHVESRPISLPEGIRPGDLEKVVNILNERLSGVSLSELKDKMYKEVASLLKTHIENYGMFLQSFEDSLLPKNHQEKLFFGGKTNMLNQPEFSDLEKVKTLLRMIDEERLFYKLLSSKDSGLSISIGKENQITAMEYCSLITADYSIDEKKIGTIAILGPTRMEYSRVVSLLQKVAGGLSKAMSDQYYS, encoded by the coding sequence ATGCTAACTAATCGTCAATTGCTGATTTTGCAGGTAATTGTTGATGACTTCATCCAGTCAGCTCAGCCTGTCGGTTCCAGAACCCTGTCCAAGAAAGAAGAGATATCTTTTAGCTCAGCTACCATTCGGAATGAAATGGCAGATCTCGAAGAATTGGGCTTTATTGAAAAACCGCACACTTCTTCAGGACGTATACCTTCAGAGAAAGGCTACAGGTATTACGTTGATCATCTGCTGTCTCCTAAAAGACTGGCAAGCAATGAGGTTCGAATGATCAAATCTCTTTTTGAGGAAAAGATCTTTGAACTGGAGAAAATGGTCCAGAAGTCTGCTCAGATTCTTTCTGATATGACCAGCTACACGACCATTGTGCTTGGGCCAAAAGTGAATGAAAATCAGCTTAAACACTTGCAAATCATCCCAATCAGCGAAAATGCTGCGGTTGCTATAATGGTGACGAATACGGGACATGTTGAAAGCAGACCGATTTCCCTTCCTGAAGGCATACGTCCAGGCGATTTGGAAAAAGTCGTCAATATCCTTAATGAACGACTATCAGGGGTTTCACTTTCTGAACTTAAGGATAAAATGTACAAGGAAGTAGCCAGTCTATTAAAAACGCATATTGAGAATTATGGAATGTTCCTTCAAAGCTTTGAGGACAGTCTGCTGCCGAAGAATCACCAGGAAAAGCTGTTTTTCGGCGGAAAAACCAATATGCTGAATCAGCCGGAATTCAGTGACCTTGAAAAGGTGAAAACTCTTTTAAGGATGATTGATGAGGAACGGCTGTTTTATAAATTACTGAGCAGCAAAGATTCCGGACTATCTATTTCAATTGGGAAAGAGAATCAGATTACTGCGATGGAATACTGCAGTCTGATTACTGCTGATTATTCAATTGATGAAAAGAAAATCGGGACAATTGCCATACTGGGTCCTACCAGGATGGAATATTCAAGAGTTGTCAGTTTGCTCCAAAAAGTTGCAGGCGGACTTTCAAAAGCCATGTCCGATCAGTATTACAGCTGA
- the deoC gene encoding deoxyribose-phosphate aldolase: MTENMAKMIDHTALKPDTTKAQIEKLCEEAKEYQFASVCVNPTWVETCARLLEGTDVKVCTVIGFPLGASTPETKAFETKDAIEKGAAEVDMVINIGALKDGDAELVEKDIRAVTEAAKGKALTKVIIETCLLTDEEKTLACELSVKAGADFVKTSTGFSTGGATVEDIRLMRKTVGPDLGVKASGGVRDRAGADLMIEAGATRIGASAGISIVSGGSSQSDY; the protein is encoded by the coding sequence ATGACTGAAAATATGGCAAAAATGATAGATCACACAGCACTAAAACCGGACACAACAAAGGCTCAGATTGAAAAACTTTGTGAGGAAGCAAAAGAATATCAATTCGCTTCTGTCTGTGTAAATCCAACATGGGTTGAAACATGCGCCCGTCTTTTAGAAGGTACAGATGTCAAAGTATGTACCGTTATCGGTTTTCCTCTAGGAGCTTCCACACCTGAAACAAAAGCATTCGAAACGAAGGATGCGATTGAAAAGGGTGCGGCAGAAGTAGATATGGTTATTAATATCGGTGCTCTCAAAGATGGAGATGCAGAACTGGTAGAAAAGGATATCCGTGCGGTAACAGAAGCAGCTAAAGGTAAAGCCTTAACAAAAGTAATCATTGAAACATGTCTTTTAACAGATGAAGAAAAAACACTTGCTTGCGAGCTTTCCGTTAAAGCCGGTGCCGACTTTGTCAAAACCTCTACTGGTTTCTCCACAGGAGGAGCAACGGTTGAAGACATCCGTCTGATGAGAAAAACAGTAGGTCCTGATCTGGGAGTTAAAGCATCTGGCGGAGTGCGTGACCGTGCTGGAGCAGACCTTATGATTGAGGCAGGGGCAACCCGAATTGGAGCAAGCGCCGGGATCAGCATTGTCAGTGGAGGAAGCTCTCAGTCTGATTATTAA
- the mtaB gene encoding tRNA (N(6)-L-threonylcarbamoyladenosine(37)-C(2))-methylthiotransferase MtaB translates to MASVAFHTLGCKVNHYETEAIWQLFKEAGYERKEFESSADVYVINTCTVTNTGDKKSRQVIRRAIRKNPDGVICVTGCYAQTSPAEIMAIPGVDIVVGTQDRVKMLDYISQYREERQPINGVSNIMKARTYEELDVPAFTDRTRASLKIQEGCNNFCTFCIIPWARGLMRSRDPEEVIKQAQQLVDSGYKEIVLTGIHTGGYGEDMKDYNFAALLRALDERVEGLKRIRISSIEASQITDEVIEVLDQSDKIVRHLHIPIQSASNTVLKRMRRKYTMEFFAERLVRLKKALPGLAVTSDVIVGFPGETEEEFMETYNFINEHKFSELHVFPYSKRTGTPAARMEDQVDEEVKNERVHRLIELSDQLAKEYASSYEGEVLEVIPEEEYKDAPGSGLYVGYTDNYLKVVFQASEEMVGQIVRVKIEKAGYPYSEGQFVRVVEEPKDTIRLSS, encoded by the coding sequence ATGGCATCCGTTGCGTTTCATACATTAGGCTGTAAAGTGAACCATTATGAAACCGAAGCCATTTGGCAGCTTTTTAAAGAAGCTGGCTATGAGAGGAAAGAATTTGAAAGTTCAGCAGACGTTTATGTCATTAATACATGCACGGTTACAAATACAGGGGATAAAAAGAGCCGCCAGGTCATTCGCCGGGCGATTCGAAAAAATCCAGACGGTGTTATTTGTGTTACAGGGTGCTATGCTCAGACATCACCGGCAGAAATTATGGCCATCCCTGGTGTGGACATCGTTGTCGGTACACAGGATCGGGTGAAAATGCTTGATTACATTTCCCAGTATCGCGAAGAAAGACAGCCGATTAATGGTGTAAGCAATATTATGAAAGCAAGAACCTATGAAGAACTCGATGTACCGGCATTTACCGATCGCACAAGAGCTTCATTAAAAATCCAGGAAGGCTGCAACAACTTTTGCACGTTTTGCATCATTCCATGGGCCCGGGGACTAATGCGCTCCAGAGATCCTGAAGAAGTGATTAAACAAGCTCAGCAGCTTGTGGATTCAGGCTACAAGGAAATTGTTTTGACTGGAATTCATACCGGCGGTTATGGGGAAGACATGAAGGATTACAATTTTGCTGCCCTTTTGCGTGCACTGGATGAGCGGGTAGAGGGTCTGAAAAGAATCCGGATTTCTTCGATTGAAGCAAGTCAAATTACCGATGAAGTTATTGAGGTATTGGATCAATCAGATAAAATCGTCCGCCATTTGCATATTCCTATTCAATCTGCTTCAAATACCGTTCTGAAAAGAATGAGAAGAAAATATACGATGGAATTTTTTGCAGAAAGACTTGTCCGGCTGAAAAAGGCACTTCCTGGATTAGCAGTCACTTCCGATGTCATTGTTGGATTCCCTGGTGAAACAGAAGAAGAATTCATGGAAACATACAATTTTATTAATGAGCATAAATTCTCAGAACTGCATGTATTCCCTTATTCGAAGCGGACAGGCACTCCAGCGGCAAGAATGGAAGATCAAGTGGATGAAGAAGTGAAAAATGAGCGGGTTCACCGTCTAATTGAATTATCCGATCAGCTTGCGAAAGAATATGCGTCATCTTACGAAGGAGAAGTTTTAGAGGTGATTCCTGAAGAAGAGTACAAAGATGCACCTGGAAGCGGCTTATATGTGGGTTATACCGATAACTATTTAAAAGTTGTTTTTCAGGCTTCAGAAGAAATGGTTGGGCAAATTGTCCGCGTAAAAATCGAAAAGGCTGGTTATCCTTATAGTGAAGGCCAATTCGTCAGAGTTGTGGAAGAGCCAAAGGATACCATTCGCCTAAGCTCTTAA
- the dnaK gene encoding molecular chaperone DnaK, which yields MSKIIGIDLGTTNSCVAVLEGGEPKVIPNPEGNRTTPSVVSFKNGERQVGEVAKRQAITNPNTIMSVKRHMGTDYKVEAEGKNFTPQEISAVILQHLKSYAESYLGEPVTKAVITVPAYFNDAERQATKDAGRIAGLEVERIINEPTAAALAYGLDKQDEDQTILVYDLGGGTFDVSVLELGDGVFEVRSTAGDNRLGGDDFDQVIIDHLVAEFKKENGIDLSKDKMALQRLKDAAEKAKKDLSGVSSTQISLPFITAGEAGPLHLELNLSRAKFEELSSDLVERTMAPVRQALQDAGISRDELDKVILVGGSTRIPAVQDAIKKETGKEPHKGVNPDEVVALGASIQGGVITGDVKDVVLLDVTPLSLGIETMGGVFTKLIDRNTTIPTSKSQTFSTAADSQTAVDIHVLQGERPMSADNKTLGRFQLTDIPPAPRGVPQIEVSFDIDKNGIVNVRAKDLGTNKEQTITIKSSTGLSDDEIDRMVKEAEENADADKKRKEEVEVRNEADQLVFTTEKTLKDLEGKVDEAEVKKANDAKDALKAAIEKNEIEEIKAKKDELQEIVQQLSMKLYEEAAKQQQAQDGGSAKQDDNVVDADFEEVDDNDKK from the coding sequence ATGAGCAAAATTATCGGGATTGACTTAGGTACAACAAACTCTTGTGTGGCTGTTCTCGAAGGCGGAGAACCAAAAGTAATCCCTAATCCAGAGGGCAACCGTACAACACCATCCGTTGTATCCTTCAAAAATGGAGAACGTCAAGTAGGGGAAGTGGCAAAGCGCCAGGCTATTACAAACCCTAACACGATCATGTCTGTTAAGCGCCATATGGGAACAGATTACAAAGTAGAAGCAGAAGGCAAAAACTTTACACCTCAGGAAATTTCAGCTGTCATTCTTCAGCACTTAAAGTCCTATGCTGAAAGCTATCTTGGCGAGCCGGTTACAAAAGCTGTTATTACAGTTCCTGCTTATTTCAACGATGCAGAACGTCAGGCTACAAAGGATGCCGGCCGAATTGCGGGTCTTGAAGTTGAACGTATTATCAATGAACCGACTGCTGCAGCACTTGCTTACGGACTTGATAAACAGGATGAAGATCAAACGATCCTTGTTTATGATCTTGGCGGCGGTACATTTGATGTATCTGTTCTTGAACTGGGAGACGGTGTGTTCGAAGTACGCTCGACTGCAGGTGATAACCGCCTTGGAGGAGACGATTTTGACCAAGTAATTATCGATCACTTAGTAGCTGAATTTAAAAAAGAAAATGGTATTGATCTTTCTAAAGATAAAATGGCGCTTCAGCGTTTGAAAGATGCAGCGGAAAAAGCGAAGAAAGATTTATCTGGTGTATCTTCCACTCAGATTTCTCTTCCGTTTATCACTGCTGGTGAAGCTGGACCTCTTCACTTGGAACTTAACCTTTCAAGAGCGAAATTTGAAGAACTTTCTTCAGATCTTGTAGAACGTACGATGGCTCCTGTGCGCCAGGCACTTCAGGATGCTGGTATCTCAAGAGACGAACTTGATAAAGTAATCCTTGTTGGGGGTTCTACACGAATTCCTGCTGTACAGGATGCAATCAAAAAAGAAACTGGCAAAGAGCCGCATAAAGGTGTTAATCCGGATGAAGTAGTAGCACTTGGCGCTTCCATTCAAGGCGGTGTGATCACAGGAGACGTTAAGGATGTCGTTCTTCTTGATGTAACACCTCTATCTCTGGGAATTGAAACAATGGGCGGTGTATTCACAAAGCTTATTGACCGCAATACGACAATTCCAACAAGCAAATCACAAACCTTCTCAACGGCGGCAGACAGCCAAACAGCAGTTGACATCCATGTGCTTCAAGGTGAGCGCCCGATGTCAGCAGACAACAAAACACTTGGCCGCTTCCAGCTTACGGATATCCCGCCGGCACCAAGAGGTGTACCTCAAATCGAAGTGAGCTTCGATATTGATAAAAACGGTATCGTAAACGTTCGTGCGAAGGATCTTGGTACAAACAAAGAACAAACAATTACAATCAAATCTTCTACTGGTTTAAGCGATGATGAAATCGACCGCATGGTTAAAGAAGCGGAAGAAAATGCCGATGCGGACAAAAAACGCAAAGAAGAAGTAGAAGTGCGCAATGAAGCGGATCAGCTTGTTTTCACTACTGAAAAAACACTGAAAGACCTTGAAGGCAAAGTGGACGAAGCAGAAGTGAAAAAAGCTAACGATGCGAAAGATGCGCTCAAAGCAGCGATTGAGAAAAACGAGATTGAAGAAATCAAAGCGAAAAAAGATGAGCTTCAAGAAATCGTTCAGCAGCTGTCAATGAAGCTTTATGAAGAAGCAGCTAAACAGCAGCAAGCTCAAGACGGCGGTTCCGCTAAGCAAGATGACAATGTAGTGGACGCAGATTTTGAGGAAGTTGACGACAACGATAAAAAATAA
- the dnaJ gene encoding molecular chaperone DnaJ, protein MSKRDYYDVLGVGKDASKEEVKRAYRKLSKQYHPDINKEADADQKFKEIKEAYEILSDDQKRGHYDQFGHTDPNQGFGGFGGQGGDFGGGFGFDDIFSSIFGGGGGRRRDPNAPRQGADLQYTMSLKFEEAAFGLEKEIEIPRDEACDTCHGSGAKPGTSPETCSHCGGSGQLNVEQNTPFGRIVNRRVCHYCSGTGKMIKHKCSTCGGNGTVKKRRKIKVNIPAGVDDGQQLRVSGQGEPGINGGPAGDLYVVFQIQEHDFFERDGDDVYCEMPLTFAQAALGDEIEVPTLQGKVKLKVPAGTQAGTKFRLKGKGIPNVRGYGQGDQHIVVRVVTPTNLTEKQKELIREFAEITGNLPDENEESFFDKVKRAIKGD, encoded by the coding sequence ATGAGTAAGCGAGACTACTATGATGTACTTGGCGTCGGCAAGGATGCTTCGAAAGAGGAGGTCAAGCGCGCCTACCGTAAGCTTTCGAAACAATACCATCCGGACATTAATAAAGAGGCAGATGCCGATCAAAAATTTAAAGAGATAAAAGAAGCATATGAAATCTTAAGCGATGATCAGAAGCGCGGCCATTATGATCAATTCGGCCATACGGATCCGAATCAGGGATTTGGCGGATTCGGCGGACAAGGCGGAGACTTTGGCGGCGGATTTGGCTTTGATGATATTTTCAGTTCTATTTTTGGCGGAGGCGGAGGCCGGAGAAGAGATCCGAATGCCCCGCGTCAGGGAGCTGATCTGCAATACACCATGTCATTGAAGTTTGAAGAAGCGGCATTTGGATTGGAAAAGGAAATTGAAATTCCTAGAGATGAAGCGTGTGATACTTGTCACGGCTCAGGTGCTAAACCCGGAACATCTCCGGAAACCTGTTCACACTGCGGAGGTTCAGGTCAGCTGAATGTTGAGCAGAATACACCATTTGGCCGTATCGTTAACCGCAGAGTCTGTCATTATTGCAGTGGTACTGGAAAAATGATTAAGCATAAATGCTCCACATGCGGCGGCAATGGAACAGTGAAGAAACGCAGAAAAATCAAAGTAAACATTCCGGCAGGCGTGGATGACGGGCAGCAGCTTCGCGTTTCAGGGCAAGGCGAACCGGGAATCAATGGCGGGCCGGCAGGAGATTTATATGTCGTATTCCAAATACAGGAGCATGATTTCTTTGAGCGTGATGGAGACGATGTATATTGTGAAATGCCTCTAACGTTTGCCCAAGCAGCATTAGGGGATGAAATTGAAGTTCCAACTCTTCAGGGGAAAGTGAAGCTGAAGGTTCCTGCTGGAACACAAGCTGGTACTAAATTCCGTCTGAAAGGAAAAGGAATACCGAACGTCAGAGGATACGGACAAGGGGACCAGCATATTGTTGTGCGGGTTGTTACACCTACAAACCTCACTGAAAAGCAAAAAGAACTGATTAGAGAATTTGCTGAAATAACCGGCAACCTGCCTGATGAGAATGAAGAAAGTTTCTTCGATAAAGTAAAACGAGCAATTAAAGGCGATTAA
- a CDS encoding GatB/YqeY domain-containing protein, which produces MSLLDRLNQDMKQAMRNKDKDRLTVIRMVKASMQNEAIKLNKSELSEEEELTILSRELKQRKDSLQEFKNADRSDLVDKLQAEIVIVNEYMPEQLSDEELLAIINHAIEETGASSKADMGKVMAAIMPKVKGKADGSLVNKLVQQQLS; this is translated from the coding sequence ATGAGTCTTCTTGATCGTTTAAATCAGGACATGAAGCAAGCGATGAGAAATAAAGACAAAGACAGACTCACTGTTATACGAATGGTCAAGGCTTCCATGCAAAATGAAGCGATCAAGCTTAACAAATCCGAGTTGTCTGAAGAAGAGGAATTAACCATCCTCTCTCGCGAACTTAAACAACGTAAGGACTCCCTCCAGGAATTCAAAAACGCTGATCGTTCTGATTTGGTAGATAAACTTCAAGCTGAAATTGTGATCGTCAATGAGTACATGCCTGAACAGCTTTCAGATGAAGAATTGCTGGCCATCATCAATCATGCGATTGAAGAAACTGGCGCATCTTCCAAAGCTGATATGGGCAAGGTAATGGCTGCGATTATGCCTAAAGTAAAAGGCAAAGCAGATGGTTCCCTTGTCAATAAGCTCGTACAGCAGCAGCTATCATAA
- the rpsU gene encoding 30S ribosomal protein S21, giving the protein MSKTVVKKNESLEDALRRFKRSVSKTGTLQEARKREFYEKPSVKRKKKSEAARKRKF; this is encoded by the coding sequence ATGTCTAAAACAGTAGTTAAGAAAAATGAATCGCTTGAAGATGCTCTTCGCCGCTTTAAACGTTCCGTTTCAAAAACAGGCACGTTGCAAGAAGCAAGAAAGCGTGAATTTTATGAAAAACCTAGCGTAAAACGCAAAAAGAAATCAGAGGCGGCTAGAAAGCGCAAATTCTAA
- a CDS encoding 16S rRNA (uracil(1498)-N(3))-methyltransferase, whose product MQRYFIDTPRSEIGSSIKAAGDDFHHMIKVMRMREGDSIIWVTSDGEEALCTLAEPGQHDADCHVSEWVTENKELPVHVTIACGLPKGDKLDLIIQKGTELGARMFIPFNAARSVVKLDDKKSKKKAERWQKIAKEAAEQSYRNRIPSVKNPVSLKELVQISKEYDVKIAAYEESAKKGEKSSFSKALEQLSAGQSLLVATGPEGGFTLEEIDFLQEQGFITAGFGPRILRTETAPLYALAAVSYHFELMR is encoded by the coding sequence ATGCAGCGTTATTTTATCGATACACCAAGAAGTGAAATTGGATCCTCTATAAAAGCGGCAGGCGACGATTTTCATCATATGATCAAGGTTATGCGGATGAGAGAGGGAGATTCGATCATCTGGGTGACTTCGGATGGAGAGGAAGCATTATGCACTCTGGCAGAACCGGGTCAACATGATGCAGATTGCCATGTGTCAGAATGGGTGACAGAGAATAAAGAACTGCCGGTACACGTTACAATTGCATGCGGGCTGCCTAAAGGGGATAAACTGGATTTAATTATCCAGAAAGGGACAGAGCTCGGTGCTCGGATGTTTATCCCTTTTAATGCGGCTCGTTCTGTAGTAAAATTGGATGACAAAAAATCCAAGAAGAAAGCCGAACGCTGGCAGAAGATAGCAAAGGAAGCAGCCGAACAGTCCTATCGAAATCGTATTCCATCCGTAAAAAATCCGGTTTCTCTAAAAGAACTTGTTCAGATATCAAAAGAGTATGATGTGAAAATTGCAGCATATGAAGAATCAGCAAAAAAAGGGGAAAAGAGCAGTTTCTCAAAAGCTCTTGAACAGCTGTCCGCGGGGCAGTCACTGCTTGTTGCAACAGGACCTGAAGGCGGATTTACGCTTGAAGAAATTGACTTTCTTCAGGAGCAGGGCTTCATAACAGCAGGCTTTGGACCGAGGATTTTAAGGACTGAAACCGCTCCGCTCTATGCACTTGCAGCGGTTTCCTACCATTTTGAATTGATGAGGTGA
- the grpE gene encoding nucleotide exchange factor GrpE, which translates to MENEKDLNERDLAKEAEEKSALSEEEILSQEETAEAEPETDELSEAREKIASLESQVEESESKLLRVQADFENYKRRARMDAESAQKYRAQNLISEILPALDNFDRALKVEASDEQTKSILQGMEMVHRQLVQALKSEGVEEIETVGKTFDPHLHQAVMQGEEEGFEPNTVIEEFQKGYKLKDRVIRPSMVKVSQ; encoded by the coding sequence GTGGAAAATGAAAAAGATCTAAATGAACGTGATTTAGCAAAAGAAGCAGAAGAAAAATCCGCTCTTTCAGAAGAGGAGATTCTTTCTCAGGAAGAAACAGCAGAAGCTGAGCCTGAAACGGACGAGCTAAGCGAAGCGAGAGAGAAGATTGCTTCCCTTGAATCACAAGTTGAGGAATCTGAAAGCAAGCTGCTCCGCGTACAGGCAGATTTTGAGAACTATAAGCGCAGAGCAAGAATGGATGCTGAATCCGCCCAAAAATACCGCGCGCAAAATCTGATTTCTGAAATTCTTCCGGCATTGGATAACTTTGATAGAGCTCTTAAGGTAGAAGCTTCTGATGAACAAACTAAATCTATTCTTCAAGGAATGGAAATGGTTCACCGTCAGCTCGTCCAAGCTCTGAAAAGTGAAGGTGTAGAGGAAATCGAGACTGTAGGAAAAACATTCGATCCTCATTTGCATCAGGCTGTTATGCAGGGTGAAGAAGAGGGATTTGAACCAAATACGGTCATTGAAGAGTTTCAAAAGGGCTATAAATTGAAAGACCGGGTTATTCGACCGTCCATGGTAAAAGTAAGTCAATAA
- the prmA gene encoding 50S ribosomal protein L11 methyltransferase yields the protein MKWSEISIHTTQEAVEPISNILHEAGASGVVIEDQMDLLKERESVYGEIYHLDPLDYPAEGVIIKAYLPMNSFLAETVEGITNSIEGLSQYGINLGSKQLKTNEVNEEDWATAWKKYYHPVKISEKFTIVPTWEEYEPVHSDELIIELDPGMAFGTGTHPTTVLCIQALERTVKKGDKVIDIGTGSGVLSIASALLGAEAVRAMDLDPVAVESARQNTVLNKVNGKVEVFQNDLLSGISEQADVIVANILAEVILKFTDEAYNLVKEGGWFITSGIILNKKNDVRDALIKAGFEISETVVMEDWVAFIARKSEQSAI from the coding sequence ATGAAATGGTCAGAAATCAGTATCCATACAACACAAGAAGCAGTAGAACCAATCTCTAACATACTACACGAAGCTGGAGCGAGCGGTGTCGTAATCGAAGATCAAATGGACCTGCTAAAGGAAAGAGAAAGTGTGTATGGAGAAATCTACCATCTCGATCCTCTTGACTACCCTGCTGAGGGGGTCATCATTAAGGCCTATCTGCCAATGAACAGCTTTTTAGCCGAAACGGTTGAAGGAATTACAAACTCTATTGAGGGATTATCTCAGTATGGGATTAATCTGGGATCAAAGCAGCTCAAGACGAACGAAGTGAACGAAGAAGACTGGGCTACTGCATGGAAAAAATATTACCACCCTGTAAAAATATCAGAAAAATTCACCATCGTTCCTACCTGGGAAGAGTATGAGCCTGTTCATTCCGATGAACTCATTATTGAACTTGATCCTGGTATGGCTTTTGGAACGGGTACGCATCCGACAACCGTTCTATGCATTCAGGCCTTAGAGCGTACGGTCAAAAAAGGTGACAAGGTAATTGATATTGGAACTGGCTCAGGTGTACTCAGTATCGCTTCTGCATTGTTGGGCGCTGAAGCTGTTCGTGCGATGGATTTAGATCCAGTGGCAGTTGAAAGTGCTAGGCAAAATACAGTCCTTAACAAAGTGAATGGAAAGGTTGAAGTTTTTCAAAACGACTTGCTTTCCGGAATTTCCGAACAAGCAGATGTCATCGTAGCGAATATATTGGCCGAGGTTATCTTGAAGTTTACAGATGAAGCTTACAACCTCGTAAAAGAGGGCGGATGGTTCATTACTTCCGGCATCATTCTTAATAAGAAAAATGATGTGAGAGACGCGCTTATTAAGGCGGGGTTTGAGATTTCGGAAACGGTTGTCATGGAAGACTGGGTTGCTTTTATAGCAAGAAAAAGCGAACAAAGTGCCATCTGA
- a CDS encoding nodulation protein NfeD: MLIIPVENEVDSVLAAFIERSIHRAEKERVSQIVLDINTPGGSLQAAMNISEQLRKTKIPTASYINTRALSAGAYIALSTDSIYIRKQSKMGAAAVIKGNGGDADKKTQSFWLAELKETAESSGRDPVYALAMADSSIDLPKYNAGKGKLLTLTGNQALEVNYAEGEADSLDEVFAALNLSKAHVETANMSFADHAARFLTNPAIIPILLTIAFLGLLLELYTPGFGVFGFLGLSALFLFFFGHLAAGLAGLDAVLFFIIGIILLIAELFLPGGIIGLAGAAAIGYSLIISADNPVWMGVSIGIAAAVCIIASILLTKVFGKKMKFFKKFILNDAVDTKSGYISNRSRVELIGKTGICLTALRPTGTVEIDGERVDAVSEGTFTEKGRRVKVVKTEGIRVVVREIES; this comes from the coding sequence GTGCTGATAATTCCGGTTGAAAACGAGGTGGATTCCGTTCTCGCCGCGTTCATTGAACGAAGTATTCACCGTGCGGAAAAAGAACGTGTAAGTCAGATTGTGCTGGATATAAACACGCCTGGAGGATCACTGCAAGCTGCAATGAACATTTCAGAGCAGCTCAGAAAAACAAAAATTCCCACTGCATCCTATATTAATACGAGAGCTCTTTCAGCTGGTGCTTATATCGCATTAAGTACAGACTCCATTTACATTCGCAAGCAATCAAAAATGGGTGCCGCTGCCGTTATAAAAGGAAATGGAGGAGATGCTGATAAAAAGACACAGTCCTTTTGGCTTGCAGAGCTGAAAGAAACAGCCGAGAGCAGCGGGCGGGATCCGGTATATGCTCTTGCTATGGCGGATTCATCCATTGATCTTCCCAAATACAATGCCGGAAAGGGCAAACTGCTTACTCTGACCGGTAATCAAGCTCTGGAAGTAAATTATGCAGAAGGGGAGGCAGATTCGCTGGATGAAGTTTTCGCAGCACTGAATCTTTCCAAAGCCCATGTGGAAACAGCTAATATGAGCTTTGCAGACCATGCAGCACGATTTTTGACAAATCCTGCGATTATTCCCATACTTCTGACCATTGCCTTTTTAGGACTGCTTCTTGAATTGTATACTCCGGGATTTGGAGTATTCGGTTTTCTTGGATTATCAGCTCTCTTTTTATTTTTCTTTGGACACTTGGCTGCAGGCCTGGCCGGACTGGATGCTGTACTTTTCTTTATAATAGGGATTATCCTGCTGATTGCAGAGCTCTTTTTGCCAGGGGGAATTATTGGCCTTGCAGGGGCGGCTGCTATTGGCTACAGTTTGATCATTTCAGCGGATAATCCAGTCTGGATGGGTGTCTCAATTGGAATAGCAGCTGCAGTTTGTATCATTGCTTCCATCCTACTTACAAAGGTGTTTGGTAAAAAAATGAAATTTTTTAAAAAATTTATTTTAAATGATGCTGTGGATACGAAAAGCGGCTATATCTCTAATCGTTCCCGGGTGGAGCTAATAGGTAAAACCGGTATATGTCTAACTGCACTTCGTCCTACAGGTACTGTAGAAATTGACGGAGAGCGGGTAGATGCCGTATCAGAAGGAACATTTACCGAAAAAGGAAGACGAGTAAAGGTTGTTAAAACAGAAGGAATACGTGTTGTCGTAAGAGAAATAGAGTCTTAA